The Nymphaea colorata isolate Beijing-Zhang1983 chromosome 5, ASM883128v2, whole genome shotgun sequence DNA segment GGATATCTTATTACGCCACAGAAACAGAAAGATAGAGATGATAATTCTGTTAACTTGGATCTTCTTATGTTTGATTAACTACAGTTACAACAACAGATATAATAATACTAGTAACAACTTGTGGCTTCTTGCAAAAATAATGGGGTTTACCCATATAATAGGGTGGTGAACTTTTTATGCAGAGAAGATTGATCTGCTTTGAAATATTTGTGTTGCCaaattttcatgagaaatgAAAGCTACTGAGAAGCTGCACCCCTAGCTATTATTCTTGTGCATCAGGATACTCAAGAGCTTTAACAAGAAACACGAATGGATATATTTCTGCAGACAGATAAGGAGAAACTAAAAAACAGAGCAATTATTGCAGACTGCCTGTGCCTATCCGGGCGGAACAAATGGTTTAGGCAGAAGGCCAGACTTAGGCGGGGTCAGTCAGCGACAGCATCAGTCATGGGATTAAATCTGCAAACCAAAGCACAAGGTGGGCCTAGCTAGAGAGAATCAAGGGAGGCAAATGAGTCAAACGCACTTGGATTCTGTGCATTTAGTGGGATTAGCTCCATAGTTGGTAAATAGGCAGTCAAAGGGATTTTTGTAAATGGATGTCGATGAAAACCTGAGTTGAGTCCCAACTCTGCCATTTTATAATCTCAGCTTCCCATAGTGTTGTTCCTCAGAAATCCCTGGGTCTTTGGAGGGTTCCTTGTCATTAAAATACAAGCTAAATGCCAAAAAGAGCTCTGTTAGGCTAATCCCAAAGATTATTATTGTAAACCATCTGATCAAAAACATCTCCATACAGATGCTCAAAATATTAGTTAAGAAGAAATGTAAGCATGAGCTTAACAAGCCTCCCTAGAATTAGAGAGCAAAGTCCATTACACCAGGCAAAGGTTCACAAAGGCTTCTCCACTTGGCATCTTTCTCCTTGAGTGCTTCCATGCTCACCTCAAGCTCCTCCTTAGCCTTGTTCACCTTCTCCTTTGCCTTGGCCAATGCATCTTCTTTCGCCTCACAAGCATGTTTGGCCTTCTCCCTTGACCGTTCACCCATTATTAGCTGCTCTTTCTTCCTGGCTAGATCTTCTTCCGCTTTAATCCTAGCTCTCTTAGCCATCTCTTCCCTCTCCCTGGCCTCAGCCAGTGATGCTTCTGCTTCCTCCACCTGCATTGTGTAGGTTCCCACTTCTTCATCAATGGATGCCTTCAATGCCATTGCTTCAGAAGTCTCACATTCAGCTGCATTCATGAAATTAAGAAACAATTCATGTGCAGATGTCCAGTTGGAAGCTAAAGACTGCTGGGAGATAACATCAGCAGCCTGTTTCTCCAAGTTCTCAAGAAGGGCACCCAATCCAGGATCAGTGATACCAAGGTCATCAAAATTTCGAACAATTATTCTCCCATAAAACAAAAGATCACCCAGGTCCTCTGCATTAGCAACACAAGCCCGGATGAAGAAACCCTTCATCATCATCCGTAGTCCTTGCTTAAACAACTCATCGTGGGCTGCCTCCAATTTTCCAACTAATTGCTTTGAATTTGACATCTGCTCGACCGACTCCTCACTAGCTAATGGCATCCTTGTCTTGCTGTTATCACTTTCAGTCCCATTTCCCAGTTTATCAGCTTCCTGGAGCTGTGTTTTTTGGCAATCAAGACTGTCCTTGGAGTTGGAGTTGAAGTCATTCTTTGAAAGAGGAACAAGCGACATACATCCGATTTTAGAAATGTTTCCATTTTGTGTACTTGGTGAAACCTGTCCAGTTGTAGAAATCTTTCCAGGTTGTGTAGCAGGTGTAACCACAATTGAATGGCCTCGTCCAACATTCATGGTAAGTGGAATGTTTTTAGCAGCAAAGTTTTGCTTACAATGGCGGCACCGGAGTTGCTTATCCATGACAATCATATAGTATTTGTATCTCACACCGCACTTATCACACATAGTCCAGAAAGTAGGATCCTCCACTGTTGGACTCTCTGTCTGCTGCTCCTGTTCATCTGTGTCCATTTCCATTGCTTGATCTGGTGACCCACTTTGAGGCACCATTTCTTTGTTTGTCTGTCCAATGCTGCAAACCAATAGTCGGCGCTTCTTGGTCGGCTGTTCTTTGGGGTCTACCATTTCTCAGACGCAGTCACAGTAGTAGCATGCCTTCCCTCCTTCTCACTGGCTTCAGTCGACAGAGTCAGCTAATCTCGGGACATCATTTTAAGCTAAAACCAAAATATTAATAGAAACTTTGAAGTGATCAATTCTTCAATACAAGAATCGTGAGCAACATGTACATCACGACAGCaggagaaataaaattttcttttcatccataggagggcgagagagagagagatttgaacttaagctctctctctctctctctctctctctctctctatatatatatatatatatatatatatatataaagcacaATAATGgcagtttaaagtttaaaccaatCTGAAACTGATCTCTCTGTATTCGTAAAACAGACTGCATTCATAAAGACAAACGAGGCCATTTTCTCATGGTGTTGTCCTCGTTTCGGGTTGATCCCAAGTTTTCTTCCTCGTCATCaatatcaaaggaaaaaaaaaggggacaATTCTTCATGGACGGAGACAGCGTTAGCGAAAGGAGAAAACCCTGCATTCCaatgtgagagagagggggaaagagTGCGTTTCCTTTTTCTGGTAATGGTAGAAGAGAAGAGTTCCTTTGTTTCTTAAGAATGTTTTGCTGTAACGATTGATAGCCAAAGGTTAGCTTGCTGGCTCTTGTAACGGAAAGGGGATGGAAGACTCAACCGTGGATACAGCCGGCGCACGCTTCACGGAGGGGGAACTCCTTCACGCATGGGCCGACCGGAAACCGGTGGCCAGGAGGCTCTTAGGCCGTCCGTCGTTCTCGGGATCCCTATGGACGACGGCCGTTATAACGTTCGTCGTTCGGCCCTATCCCTAGCGCTCCTCTCCTCCATAGATAAACGTCCTCCAAACCAACGATTAGAagagagtgtgtgagagagagcACCTGCGTTGTATATCCGGCTGGTTACAGCGCTGAGTTGCGTTCCCCACCCTGGTCTTCTCCTTATGAGACCCTGCAGTGATGCAAGatatcagagagagaaaaagagagagagacccaagTTAGTGTGGAAGAAGAAGGGCAAGCAGATGGTCatgcaacagaaaaagaaacatgcagtttgcagagagagagagagttgaagaCAAAGGAGGAACGGGAGATCAAGAAAGCGAAAGAGAAGACGTGTAGTTacggagggagagagagggacagagagacCAAGTTGATGGTGAAGTAAAAGATggaagaaacagaaagaaaaccGTGCAgtaagagacagagagagagagagcacgctGGTGCTAAAGTAGAAGCAGTAGATGGGCAGAAACGAAAGTGAAACCTGCAGTTAATGGAGAGAGTGACTCGGagagaaacacacacacagagagagagagagagacacggtgttgaaggaggaggaagaagaagaaaagaggagacCTATGGCCACCCTTTGAGGCTATTTAGACTATTGCATGGCCCGTACCCAAGTCAAAACATAGTCGTGCCAGGCCAAGCTCGGGATTAAGCAGGTACTGAGGTAAGCGTCCGGTCAGGTATCCGCTCGGTCCTGctatatatttttgttaatctttCATATTTATGACCAAAGTTTTCAATGTCTCAATGTAATAAACCAATCTCAACACAAAATACAAATATTCAACATgcaaatttaatatatatatctatatatatatatatatattgccaaaAGATTTAAGTTGGGGGCGACCGACTAATGGGTGAGTTTATCACCCTAACAAATGCTAGTCCAGCACAGGAGTCGGCTCATTAGTGCAATGTTATCGGCTCTTGATGCATGGCTCGATAATTTATTGAACTGGGCTTAGCCATTACTTTAGGCACGTAGGACTCTGATGCAAGAGCCGGCAAGGGCCATGGCACCACCTctgatttagaaaaaaaatgaaattttacttataaattttaaaaattttagtttaacttatataaaaattttaaaaactaatattttgaaactatagttcgatCCCTCtgcaataaaatttttttaactttgccCCTGTGCGGAATGAAACCATGATCCTATCCTAGCACATTGTAGGCAGGGTAACCACcattatgtcttttttttttttttttttgaaataatcacATGTTTTCAACTAAATTCATTCTAAAATCATATTTGGCATAgttaaattaagtaaaaaaaagcATATTGTCATATGCAGGTATGAAACGAGAATATCCTATTTAACTCAACATCTGCAAGGGAACATGTGCAACACTGCTTTAGCCAATTGGATCAGATCAGATGGGTATAGTGGAGGGAGATGGCATGGAGGTAAATACCTCAAAAAAACTGAAGCAACTAAGTTTTTTGTACTCACCATTTGCGTTCAGATGAATAGAATAGCActcacaaaaatcaaattgacaaCCTTTTAATGGTCTGCACTACACCCCTTGAGGCACATATGGATAGGTTttgaaattaaacaaaagtTTGGATatctttaaaacaaaaaacttaaagTAATTTCATGCTTggtggaagtaaaaaaaaaatagagaaaaacttATCCTATGTAAACTTTTTCTATTCAAAATATACGCCAATTGTAGActattttctcctttcttttgcCTCTTCTCTCAGGCTAATTTCATTTGACTGGTGAAACCAAACACAAACATAAAGACCTATGATAGAAAAAATCTTCAACACTTCTTCCTTggtaaaattaaagaaatattaTCTTGGAAGACCTAGGAGTtaaaattttgccaaaaaaaaaaatttttttttgatacTTGACGTGTAGTGCAAGCTTCAATCTAGGCAACAAAACTCCATTTGATCCTGGGGTCACTTAGTcaaaattttgccaaaaaaaaatgatacttgACGTGTAGTGCGAGCTTCAATCTAAGCAACAAAACGCAATTTGATCTTGAATTGAACTGTACCATGAAAATAGAACTAAAGTTCAgatttgttaaaaaaagttcCATCTCCTAACAAACAGAAAACTTCTGTGCAGAAACCTTTTACGTGGTTGTGAAACTTTAATACCATAAATAAAGTCCCACCAGAACAAAATTGGCTTGCTGCCATGGCTAGTGCCGGTGGAAAACACGGTGGCCTTAGGGGAGGCCACCGCTATAAATTCACAGtgaatttttaggattttttttatttcatttcacaGTGAAGTGTTCAGCTTTTACAAAGAGGTTCCAAAAAGAGCTCTACGCTGTCGTGCTCCTCTCATCAGTAGGCAGTAGTGCTGAgcctttctcttcctccttagcttctcccttcccctctcTTATCACCTTCCACCTGACCCAAGAGCCTTCAAAAGCTTAAACACTTCCCTTTTGCCTGGTGCTTCCTTGACCAGCAATCGGCAGCCAAAGAGGGCCGTGAAGATTGTACTTTAGTTCCATgcataaacaaacaaacatgaaacTAAAAGTTCTTAGAACTATATAACTCCATTCCATTAAACAAAATGAGGTAATACAGAATGTAGAACAAAACTTCACCTGGTACTAAATACCCATAACTTTTTACTCGAGTATTTAGTTCCA contains these protein-coding regions:
- the LOC116254094 gene encoding uncharacterized protein LOC116254094; translated protein: MVDPKEQPTKKRRLLVCSIGQTNKEMVPQSGSPDQAMEMDTDEQEQQTESPTVEDPTFWTMCDKCGVRYKYYMIVMDKQLRCRHCKQNFAAKNIPLTMNVGRGHSIVVTPATQPGKISTTGQVSPSTQNGNISKIGCMSLVPLSKNDFNSNSKDSLDCQKTQLQEADKLGNGTESDNSKTRMPLASEESVEQMSNSKQLVGKLEAAHDELFKQGLRMMMKGFFIRACVANAEDLGDLLFYGRIIVRNFDDLGITDPGLGALLENLEKQAADVISQQSLASNWTSAHELFLNFMNAAECETSEAMALKASIDEEVGTYTMQVEEAEASLAEAREREEMAKRARIKAEEDLARKKEQLIMGERSREKAKHACEAKEDALAKAKEKVNKAKEELEVSMEALKEKDAKWRSLCEPLPGVMDFAL